The genomic interval CGCTCCCGCGAGCGGGAGGGGTTGAACGAAGGAGACCCCGAGCGCCCCTCTCCTGCGAGGGGGAGCGGCGATGGGGGCACGATGCTAGTCAGCGGTCCCGGGCGGGTCGGCTCAGAGGTCGAGGGTGAAGGTCAGGGCCCGGTCTGGGGTCCTGGCGTCGGTGAGCAGGGGGGCCCGGTCGGCGTCGCGCGGCGCGAGGAGCGCGTCGAGATCGATGCAGAGCAGCGCGAGCATGGAGCGTCCGTCTGCGAGCGCGTCGTGGTGCGGGGCGTCGATCGCCGTGGGGAGCGTGATGAAGAGTGTCTCGGCGCGCTGGGGGATGAAGCCGCGCAGGTCCGGGCGCCCGGCGGGCGCGGCGCAGACAGTGACCGAGATAATCGCCGAAAGAACGCAGGCGGTGCGCAAGGGGGACTCTCCTCTGACCCATCCGAGTGTGCGCCGGGCGGATGCCCGGTGGGGGGGAGTTATCGGCAGGCGAGGGCGTCGATATCAAGCGAGACGGCGCGAATTCTGCGTGAAAGCGCGGGCGGGGCGGGGCGAGATCGCGCAGCGCACTGGGGCGCCACGGCTTGCGCGCCGGGGCGCTGGTCGTCGGTGAGGATGACGGATTCTCACACTTTGCTCGCGCGAGTCGTCAAGGTCGACCCCGGCAGCGCCGATAGATCGCCCGGAACGACACGCCGAGGCCGCGGGCACGGACGCCCCGCCCGGCTGGTCCACGCGACGGAGTGAAGTCGCGTGCGTCCGGCGGGTGATCGAGGGCGCGTAGCCGCCCCGGCGCGGACAGGACAAGGAGTCGTAGCCGTGGCGAATCTCCCCCGCCTGCACATGATGGACGAGCACGACACGGAGCGCGATGCGCTCGCGCCGCTGAAGTTCGAGCGGCGAGCCGGAGATCGGGCCCCTGCCGGGGGGTCTATGCAAGCGGTGATCGCGAGCGGGGTGGACATGCCCGTCCTCCTGCGCCTGCAGCTCATCGACGCGAGCGCGACTGGCCTGGGCGCCGTCGTGCCTTCCCCCATCGACATCGGCTCGCGACTCTCCATCCGCGTGGACCCGGTCCACGGCGCCTGGAAGACCGGCTCGGTCGTCCGCTGCGTCCCCTGCGAGGGCGGCTATCGCCTGGGCGTGCTGTACAGCCAGCGGAAAGCTGCCTGAGTCGGGAGGGAGCAGGGAAGAGGGAACAGGGAGCAGGGGAGGACCTTCGCCGCACCCGACGACGATGTCGCACGCGCTTCGCGTCACATACTCCGCTTCCTCCTCATCCGGCCTGCTCCCCACTCCCCACTCCCTGCTGCCTTCTACCTCACAGCAACTGCTTGATCGCCTCCGTGATCGTGCGGACCTGCACGATCTCGATGCCCGCGCGTACGAGTGGCTTCGTGGGTGATCCCTGCGGCACGACGATCGTCGTGTAGCCCAGGCGCGCCGCTTCGCGCACGCGCTGTTCCAGGCGCGACACGAGGCGGATCTCGCCGCCCAGACCGACTTCGCCCACCACCGCCGTCGCCGGCGCGACGGTGCGCTTGAGGTGCGAACCCGCGACGGCCAGCGCCAGCGCGAGGTCGGCGGCGGGCTCGACGACCTTCACGCCTCCCACGGCGGACGAGAACACATCGCGGTCCGCGAGGCGCAGCCCGGCGTGCTGCTCCAGCACGGCGATCAGCATCGCGAGCCGGCTCGAATCGACGCCCGACGCCTTGCGCTTGGCGGCGCCCAGGAACCCGGTCGCGGTGAGCGCCTGCATCTCGACGAGCAGGCAGCGCGTGCCGCTGATCGTGGGGCAGACCACCGAGCCTGGCATGGGCTTGTCGGAACTGGCGGCGACGCCCGCGCCGTCGGCGATCTCGCGCAGTCCGGCGTCGCCCAT from Phycisphaeraceae bacterium carries:
- a CDS encoding PilZ domain-containing protein: MANLPRLHMMDEHDTERDALAPLKFERRAGDRAPAGGSMQAVIASGVDMPVLLRLQLIDASATGLGAVVPSPIDIGSRLSIRVDPVHGAWKTGSVVRCVPCEGGYRLGVLYSQRKAA